Proteins encoded in a region of the Leptolyngbya sp. 'hensonii' genome:
- a CDS encoding AarF/ABC1/UbiB kinase family protein — protein MNSNVILSAIFQTNSRRRDILEILFRNGWDYMRRLLTGRKVNEPELPPPTILRNVLVELGPVYVKLGQLLSTRPDLLPSSYIEALTSLQAEVPPVPWPEVEGVIRQQLQRPLEEVFASIEPEPVAAGSIAQTHRAILRDDCPVAVKVQRPGLEELVRQDILLLQGLAVLVSQTEFGQSYNVIALAEEFAVALRAELDFTQEATFTTQLKQNLATSRLFEPEQILVPEIYWDLTSDRLLVMEWLEGGPLLQATFNNPLYAGNSDTERRAIATLLLRAFFQQICIDGFFHADPHPGNLFYLADHRLALLDCGMVGRLDPRTRELLVELLLAIASLDPQRCSRLALQLAPTPRSVNLAQLQADFERLLRQYYSLTLSEINFSHLFYEVLQASRKNKIQIPGNLGLCAKAIANLEGVGRQLDPQFNFIEEIRPLMTDIFRRQLLGEAPLPTMLRSLLDLKNLSLQAPQQVEQLLDRVTSETLQWNLTLRELDSLRRSLDDSANRLSFSIVVGSLIIGAATVFSNSQSSQLFWVSSGLFVAASLIGLWLMVSILRSGRLR, from the coding sequence ATGAACTCCAATGTTATCCTCTCGGCGATCTTCCAAACCAACTCCCGACGGCGAGATATTCTCGAAATCCTCTTCCGCAATGGTTGGGACTACATGCGGCGGTTGCTCACCGGCAGAAAGGTGAATGAGCCAGAACTGCCTCCTCCGACCATCCTGCGGAATGTGCTGGTGGAATTGGGGCCGGTGTATGTCAAGCTGGGCCAGTTGTTGAGTACCCGCCCTGATCTGTTGCCCTCCTCCTATATCGAAGCCCTCACCAGTCTGCAGGCTGAGGTGCCGCCGGTGCCCTGGCCAGAGGTGGAAGGGGTAATCCGGCAGCAGTTGCAGCGGCCTCTGGAGGAAGTCTTTGCTAGTATTGAGCCAGAGCCAGTGGCTGCCGGGTCGATCGCCCAGACCCATCGGGCCATCTTGCGGGACGATTGTCCTGTGGCGGTCAAAGTGCAGCGTCCCGGCCTGGAGGAACTGGTTCGGCAGGATATCCTGCTCCTCCAGGGATTGGCGGTGCTGGTCTCCCAGACAGAATTTGGCCAGTCCTACAATGTCATTGCCCTGGCGGAAGAGTTTGCTGTCGCCCTGCGAGCCGAACTGGACTTTACCCAGGAAGCCACGTTCACGACTCAACTGAAGCAAAATCTGGCCACCAGTCGTCTTTTTGAGCCGGAGCAAATTCTGGTACCAGAGATTTACTGGGATCTGACCAGCGATCGGCTGCTGGTGATGGAATGGCTGGAGGGAGGGCCGCTACTGCAGGCAACGTTTAATAATCCGCTCTATGCCGGTAATAGCGACACTGAGCGCCGAGCGATCGCCACCCTGTTGCTGCGGGCTTTCTTTCAGCAAATCTGCATCGATGGCTTTTTCCACGCGGACCCCCATCCCGGCAACCTGTTTTACCTGGCGGATCATCGGCTGGCCCTGCTGGATTGCGGCATGGTGGGCCGCCTCGACCCCCGTACCCGCGAGTTGCTGGTGGAGTTGCTGCTAGCGATCGCCAGTCTAGACCCCCAGCGTTGCAGTCGTCTGGCCCTGCAACTGGCTCCAACTCCCCGTTCCGTCAACCTAGCTCAGCTCCAGGCTGATTTTGAGCGACTCCTGCGCCAGTACTACAGCCTCACCCTGTCGGAGATCAACTTCAGCCATCTGTTCTACGAAGTTTTGCAGGCGTCTCGCAAGAACAAAATCCAGATTCCCGGCAACCTGGGACTCTGTGCCAAGGCAATCGCAAACCTGGAGGGGGTGGGCCGTCAGCTCGACCCCCAATTCAATTTCATTGAAGAGATCCGGCCTTTGATGACGGATATTTTTCGGCGTCAGTTGCTGGGGGAAGCGCCCTTACCTACCATGTTGCGATCGTTGTTAGATCTGAAAAACCTCTCGCTGCAGGCTCCCCAGCAGGTGGAACAGCTCCTCGATCGGGTTACCTCCGAAACCTTACAATGGAACCTGACATTGCGGGAACTGGACTCCCTCCGTCGCAGCCTAGACGATTCCGCCAATCGCCTTTCCTTCAGCATTGTGGTCGGTTCCCTCATCATCGGGGCTGCCACCGTATTTTCCAATAGCCAGAGCAGTCAGCTCTTCTGGGTCAGTAGTGGCCTTTTTGTTGCGGCCAGCTTGATTGGCCTCTGGTTAATGGTGAGCATTCTGCGATCGGGTCGCTTGCGTTAA
- a CDS encoding helix-turn-helix domain-containing protein yields the protein MRKGQLGARQFKRATGLLELHRGKSIGAVATTLSVSEATVRTWRDRYERFSAQMEQILWL from the coding sequence TTGCGTAAAGGCCAACTGGGAGCCAGGCAATTTAAGCGGGCGACCGGGCTTTTGGAACTTCACCGGGGCAAATCGATCGGTGCCGTGGCGACGACCTTAAGTGTTTCCGAGGCGACGGTGCGGACGTGGCGCGACCGCTATGAGCGCTTTAGCGCTCAGATGGAACAGATTCTCTGGTTGTAA